From the genome of Sphingobacterium kitahiroshimense, one region includes:
- a CDS encoding sulfatase-like hydrolase/transferase has protein sequence MLEFSHIVYEVVIWIFLVYSATIFLISAWVGIYAYGAVIRYKHDNSYTDYNLIATNVNAPRFSLIAPAYNEGMTVVENVRSLLSLYYHNLEIIIVNDGSRDDSMEKLIEAYALESVPFFIQGDLETKEIRGIYKSKNAAFKKLIVVDKENGGKADALNVGVNISSGDYIVCIDVDCILEQDALLKLAKPFLEQTDKRVIACGGVIRLANNCRIENGKVVDVNLPKSWLGRTQALEYIRAFVLGRMAWSRASGLILISGAFGAFDKQIVLACGGYDSKTVGEDMELVVRMRRYMEEQKLPYEVVNIPDPLCWTEVPESKEILKKQRNRWMRGTMETLWKHRKLMFNPKYGRLGMVSMPYWFFFEFLGPVIEFSGYIIFLIFLFLGIINWPFFFALFALVISSGILYSIYAILVDLVSHQVYTKKQDLSKLIVTAILEPFYFHPIVVGAGVRGVVDYFRKQHSWGDMKRQGFQQGAEDIPFFKRIGLQLRIGLKNYGAVSLVFLVLYMLSVAVEWWWYNGQFPQLGQSNGLIPLLLNNLVFAFQILSGCGLVYLIVQLVHLSVARILSIVLLSFVVVMQYILFLYFAESRNLLGADMFYYNTAEMMQILEASGMLSFTNIALLILLVACAYIPFWIASKKTIKSTYVGLSMLFLGVIVSFIPVDRFKVFKISGDEFAQNAARSKWRYFLNSNVTNYIEEHPGMLVFGAEKETSGENQSYPFLRNEDTKDILGTYFQKSSSVPNLVIIVVEGLGHAYSSPSGYIGNFTPFLDSLSKKSLYWENNLSSSGRTFSVLPTLTGSLPFASHGFLEQDTLPAHFNLFNILKANGFNTGFFYGGNSKFDFMEKFMTYSKVDTLVDQWSYAEPYKKLPEKGGESWGYEDQAVFAKMLEVQKVQQTPYFHLLLTLSTHNPFLINNAAFYEKLFDKRLALGDLTPDRKKWALQNRKQLVSVLNLDDALQQFFMDYQKRADFANTIFIITGDHAMPEIPLESKIDRYHVPLMIYSPLLKAAHTFRHKVSHFDVTPSLLAFYRNNYQVNTPGQVTWIGRGLEIGASAKGNGAAMMQSKNQLIDFVYGDYHISDGQLYKLDATLNEEPLSEGSERDLLIKRFELFKRQNKQFYTKKQLLPDSIFKNYFKQTISKH, from the coding sequence ATGCTAGAATTTTCACATATTGTTTACGAAGTAGTGATCTGGATATTTCTTGTATATTCGGCCACTATATTTTTGATCTCTGCGTGGGTGGGTATCTATGCCTATGGTGCAGTAATACGTTATAAGCATGATAATTCCTATACCGATTATAATCTCATTGCAACCAATGTCAATGCACCTCGTTTTAGCTTAATCGCCCCGGCCTATAATGAAGGTATGACCGTCGTTGAAAATGTACGATCGTTATTATCGCTCTACTACCATAACCTAGAAATTATTATTGTTAATGATGGAAGTCGTGATGATTCTATGGAAAAGCTTATTGAAGCTTATGCATTAGAATCTGTTCCGTTTTTTATACAAGGTGATCTAGAAACCAAAGAGATCCGCGGTATTTATAAAAGTAAAAATGCCGCTTTCAAAAAGCTGATTGTCGTTGATAAAGAGAATGGCGGGAAGGCAGATGCGCTCAATGTGGGGGTAAATATATCTTCTGGCGATTATATCGTCTGCATCGATGTGGACTGTATACTAGAGCAGGATGCACTTTTAAAACTTGCAAAACCTTTCCTAGAGCAGACTGATAAAAGGGTCATTGCTTGTGGTGGCGTCATCCGTTTAGCTAATAACTGCCGTATAGAAAATGGTAAAGTAGTTGACGTTAACCTTCCTAAATCTTGGCTTGGACGTACACAGGCTTTGGAATATATTCGTGCTTTTGTATTGGGAAGAATGGCTTGGTCCCGAGCTTCTGGTCTTATCTTGATTTCAGGGGCTTTTGGGGCTTTTGATAAGCAGATTGTACTAGCCTGTGGTGGATATGACAGTAAAACTGTAGGTGAAGATATGGAACTGGTGGTACGCATGCGCCGTTATATGGAAGAACAGAAACTTCCTTATGAAGTGGTCAACATACCGGATCCATTATGTTGGACTGAGGTGCCTGAGTCTAAGGAGATTTTGAAAAAGCAGCGGAATCGCTGGATGAGAGGTACCATGGAAACACTTTGGAAGCACCGTAAGCTTATGTTCAACCCGAAGTACGGACGGTTAGGAATGGTCAGTATGCCCTATTGGTTTTTCTTTGAATTCCTTGGTCCTGTAATTGAATTTTCAGGATATATTATTTTTCTGATTTTTCTTTTTCTCGGTATTATAAACTGGCCATTTTTCTTTGCACTCTTTGCGCTGGTTATTTCATCGGGGATCTTATATTCTATTTACGCTATTTTGGTCGACTTGGTGAGTCACCAGGTGTATACCAAGAAACAAGATCTTTCCAAATTGATAGTTACAGCTATTTTGGAACCTTTTTATTTCCATCCAATTGTAGTCGGTGCAGGTGTACGCGGTGTGGTGGATTATTTTCGTAAACAGCATAGCTGGGGCGATATGAAACGTCAGGGTTTTCAGCAAGGGGCTGAAGATATTCCATTTTTTAAACGGATTGGTCTACAGTTGCGTATTGGATTGAAAAATTATGGTGCTGTAAGCCTTGTGTTTTTAGTGTTGTATATGCTTTCTGTCGCTGTAGAATGGTGGTGGTATAACGGGCAATTTCCACAATTAGGTCAATCAAATGGTTTAATACCACTTCTTTTGAATAATCTCGTTTTCGCTTTTCAGATACTAAGTGGTTGCGGTCTTGTGTATCTGATAGTACAACTTGTTCATCTTTCAGTAGCCAGGATATTATCCATCGTGTTATTATCTTTTGTCGTGGTAATGCAATATATTTTATTTTTATATTTTGCAGAATCACGCAATTTGTTGGGAGCGGATATGTTTTATTATAATACTGCCGAGATGATGCAAATTTTGGAAGCGAGTGGTATGCTGAGTTTTACCAATATCGCTTTATTAATCTTGCTCGTCGCATGTGCCTATATTCCTTTTTGGATAGCGTCGAAAAAAACGATTAAGAGCACCTATGTAGGCCTAAGTATGCTATTTTTAGGAGTTATTGTAAGTTTTATTCCTGTAGACCGCTTTAAGGTTTTTAAGATATCTGGTGATGAGTTTGCTCAAAATGCTGCTCGTAGTAAATGGCGTTATTTTCTAAATTCTAATGTCACCAATTATATCGAAGAACATCCGGGAATGTTGGTATTTGGAGCAGAAAAAGAGACGTCAGGGGAAAACCAAAGCTATCCTTTTCTTCGAAATGAAGATACAAAGGACATATTAGGGACCTACTTTCAAAAAAGTTCATCTGTCCCAAATTTGGTCATTATTGTGGTCGAAGGATTAGGGCATGCCTATAGTTCTCCTTCAGGGTATATCGGAAATTTTACACCTTTTTTAGATTCTTTATCGAAGAAGTCCTTGTATTGGGAGAATAATTTAAGTTCTTCAGGCAGAACTTTTTCTGTTTTGCCGACATTGACAGGATCGTTGCCCTTTGCTTCGCATGGCTTCTTAGAACAGGATACTCTACCGGCACATTTTAACCTGTTCAATATCTTAAAAGCAAATGGATTCAATACAGGTTTTTTCTATGGCGGTAATTCAAAGTTTGATTTCATGGAAAAATTCATGACTTACAGTAAAGTGGATACTTTGGTCGATCAGTGGTCTTATGCCGAACCATATAAAAAGCTTCCCGAAAAAGGGGGAGAAAGTTGGGGGTATGAGGATCAAGCGGTATTCGCAAAAATGTTGGAGGTACAGAAAGTGCAGCAGACACCTTACTTTCATCTTTTGTTAACGCTCTCTACCCACAATCCTTTTCTAATCAATAATGCTGCTTTTTATGAAAAACTTTTTGATAAGCGGTTAGCTCTGGGCGATCTGACACCTGATCGCAAAAAATGGGCTTTGCAAAACCGGAAGCAACTGGTGTCTGTATTGAACTTGGACGATGCATTGCAACAGTTTTTCATGGATTATCAAAAGCGGGCAGATTTCGCTAATACGATCTTTATTATAACCGGTGATCACGCTATGCCTGAGATTCCTTTAGAAAGTAAAATTGATCGCTATCATGTTCCATTAATGATTTATTCACCATTACTAAAGGCGGCACATACTTTCCGTCATAAGGTAAGTCACTTTGATGTGACACCTTCTCTGCTTGCTTTTTATCGTAATAATTATCAGGTGAATACCCCAGGACAGGTAACCTGGATAGGCCGTGGTCTGGAGATCGGAGCTTCTGCTAAAGGAAATGGAGCAGCGATGATGCAAAGTAAGAATCAGTTGATTGACTTTGTCTATGGTGACTACCATATTTCGGATGGCCAGTTGTATAAATTAGATGCAACACTTAATGAGGAACCTCTTTCTGAGGGTTCGGAGCGTGATCTGCTCATCAAGCGTTTCGAACTGTTTAAGCGTCAGAATAAGCAATTCTATACTAAGAAACAGCTACTGCCTGACAGTATTTTTAAGAATTATTTTAAGCAAACGATATCAAAACACTAA